From the genome of Pseudoxanthomonas sp.:
CTAGTGTCAGGGGCAGTCGCGCGGTGATTGGTCGCGGTTCGCGAGTTGCGAGCCCGATCGCGCACCACGCCGCCGTCCCAATCAATCCAATTCGCTCAGAGGCGCGCAGCAGTGCCGGGTGCGGCTTAAGAGAAGTCAATTGAGTGCGGACACGAGCCACGCGTACCTCACGGTGTCTTGGGACAAGCGTAGCAACTGGCTCGTATCAAAGCCACATGATTTTCATGTAACCGGTGGCTAGCTCATAGATTGCTTGTCGCGTTCAGCGACGACAGCAATGGCCACTAAGACGATCTATCAGGAGCACTATCGCGGTCTGGTGCTCAAGCTGCGGGAGATGAGGGAGCGGTCTGGCGCCTCTCAGGGCGAGATCGCCCGAAAGCTCGGCTGGCCTCAACAGCGGATTTCAGCTATCGAAGCTGGAGCGCGGCGCCTGGACGTATTGGAATTTATCCAGCTTACGCAGGCACTTGGGCTGTCCAATAGTGCGGCAAGCCGCCTTCTTTTCCCGAGCTGATTAGGCGCCGTTATCGGGGGTAGGGCCGCTTCCGACCGAGGCTGTGTGAAAACCCAGGCATCGCTGGCAAGATCAAGACACTCTTCGATTGGTGCTGATCATGAAGCGATTCGTCGATGGCGTGGATCGGACCCAGGCGCTTCTCCTGCCTGATCGGCTCGAGGATTACGTCCACCAGGACAATCCCGTTCGCCTCGTCGACGCCTTCGTGGATGCGCTGGATCTCGGGTCACTGGGCTTCGAGGCCGCCAGCCGCGCCGCTGGTGGCCGACCCGCTTATCACCCGGCCGCGCTGCTCAAGATCTACATCTATGGCTACCTCAACCGGGTGCAGTCCAGCCGCCGGCTGGAGCGCGAGGCGCAACGCAACCTGGAGGTGATCTGGCTGACCGGACGATTGGCACCGGACTTCAAGACCATCGCCGACTTCCGCAAGGACAACGGCGCCGCCATCGTGGCGGTGTGCAGCCGCTTCACCACGCTGTGTCGCAGGATGAAGGTCTTTTCGCATGCCGTGGTCGCGATCGATGGCAGCAAGTTCAAGGCGGTCAACAGCCGCGATCGTAACTTCACAGTCGGCAAGGTCAGGGCACGGCGCAGCCAGCTCGGCGAGAGCGTGGCCCGCTATCTCGCCGAATTGGATCGGGCGGACCGCGATCCGGCACTGCTGCCCGAGGCGCGCGTCCCGCAGCTCCGCGACAAGCTGGCCAAGGTGCGAGAGCAGATGGCGGCGCTGGATCGCATCGAACAGCAGTTGCAGGAAGCGCCCGATCGCCAGATCTCGCTGACCGATCCCGATGCTAGGTCGATGACCTCGACGGGGCGCGCCAACGGCACGGTGGGCTACAACCTGCAGGCCGCGGTCGATGCCGAGCATCACCTGATCGTGGCCCACGAGGTCACCAACATCGGACATGATCGGACGCAGCTTGCGCCCATGGCACTCCAGGCCAAAGCCGCGTTGGGCACCGGCCACCTGACCGCACTGGCCGATCGTGGTTACTACAACGCCCCACAGATCCTGGCCTGCGAGCAAAACGGCATCATCCCGCTCGTGCTCAAGCCGCTGACCTCGAACAGCAAAGCCGAAGGGCGCTTCGACAAGCGG
Proteins encoded in this window:
- a CDS encoding helix-turn-helix transcriptional regulator, with translation MATKTIYQEHYRGLVLKLREMRERSGASQGEIARKLGWPQQRISAIEAGARRLDVLEFIQLTQALGLSNSAASRLLFPS